The genomic stretch CGTAAAGAAACGTTTTTCCCAGTTTGATGTGGAAGAACTTGATgggtcaagggtcaaaggtcaaggtcattgtgACTTCTCGGCTTCCTACGCGTCTCCATCCCAAACCTCGGCGTTAGTTTCAGACATTTGGTGGAAAACAGCCGTCAGCTTCTCTGAATCGAGGAGGAACAGCTTCTCCTCACGGCTGCTACTTGACACAGAGCTCGGCCGATTTCTACGCCCACGCGATCAGGAAATAGACCAGCATGCATTGCAGCCACAGGACAGGTTGGGCTTTTTTctcaactgaaaaaaaatcctcccaCCTTCTTGCTCCTGTTGCTACGCGGCCTCGTTCACGTCCACCTACGCGCGCTGGGTGCAACGCTTTGAGAAAGCTGTCAAAGGGCATTCTGGGAAacgatgttgttgttgtgttaaagatttttcttttaatgaatgCGAGGCAGTTTTGGCCGGAGGAGCAGCGGGTCCTGGGGGGGGCTGTCTTGCATAATGAGCTGTGGTTAGCTTGTTAGCCCGAGATAGAGCTTGACATTCACGGTCATACTCCACAGAGCCTGAATCCTCGCTCTGGAATcagactgtttctttttctgtcactgCCGCCGCCTCCACCCGCCTGGAAGGAGGGGTTCTTTGTTTCTGCAGCCGAGGAGAGGTGGtgctgtcatttcagttttgaATGTCACTGCTCCTAACAAGGCGGCGGTCAGAATtactcaggaggtagagcgggtcgtccactaaccagaagggtGAGGGTTCAATGCCagtctgaagtgtccttggcaTTATTTCCCCTCGCTCCAATATCTCTAATTTACATTTGAGATATTCCGCTGACTCTTTAATCCGAAAGGGAATCACATTGACAGAGGAGACGGGTAAATCGTCCTCACCActgtgtcttgctcaaggacacgtGGACAGGATGCTGATGGGAACGTGGGCATGATTgagtatctgtgtgtatttgctttgTCGTCCCGGACGTCCAGGTCGGGTGCAGGACAATCTTATTCACTGgaccaaatcacacacactcacaaatatcagtcgTCTAAACATCTGTGAAATCAACAAAAGTTTGTGACTTTgtcaaagatgaaaacataagtTTAGGCAATTTATAGAAGTTTTATTTGACAACTCTTGAACCTTATTGTCTCTACtcactttaacttttaattattttttaactcAACTGTATTTGTCCTGTATTGAAAAGGCCCACAGCAACATGTAGGGATGAATGTAGAAACAACAGAGAAGAGAGCGTTAGTCCTGAGGAGAGGCCGGAGGCTGACGTTCATTAttcatgttgctttatttatctttaatggATTAATTTGCCTGAAGAAGATAAAGGTTGAAATCTTCTTTAACTTTCCTCAGGGGGAGAAACTTTGAACCCGAAGATTTGActtttaagatgtttttcttctttttagtGAAAACACGTCCTCACATTTCTTGACATTCTCCCTTCTCTCTACTTTAAGTTTTAGTgatattgtaaaaacacaatgttcatGTGTCCTTATACTTTTGTCAGTATTGTGCATTTTGTGGCCTTTTGacaaaaattgtattttattctgaaatacTTTGCTTCTTTCTTGGCTCTGCAAGCTGGACGTGGACACATTTTTCACAGTCCGTCCCTCACAACTTataacgtgtttgtgtgtctgtgtgtgtgtgtgtgtgtgtgtgtgtgtgtgtgtgtgtgtgtgtgtgtgtgtgtgtgtctgtgtgtgtgtgtgtgtgtgtgtgtgtgtgtgtgtgtgtgtgtgttaccagcTGTGCCAGCGGCCCCTGTGAATGTGTCGGTGACCCAGCTGAGGGCGCACTCAGCCATGGTGACCTGGAACGTCCCTCAGGGAGACACTGTCATTGGATACGCCATCTCCCAGCAGGTACAGTACAATAGCCTGtgtcatcacttcctgtgtgtgtgtgtgtgtgtaagagagagaatATTTACTTTACTAGCAACTGAACTTTTTCTTAATTGGTTTAATCCGCAAAAAGCCTAAAAACTAATTTCCTCATTAAACCGAGTCAATCTGTCGCTCGCCCCGTTCCCCCCGGTCCCGCCTCTTCTCGCTCTGCGCTCTCATTTGGTTCAAGGCCAATTCATTATTCAGGGAAGCTAATTGACAGGATTTGAATTATGAATCGAACGCCCAGACACTTGGCTCGCTGTCGGGTTCTGGGTCAGAAAACGTCCGGAGCTGAATCATGTTTCTTTTCAGATCtgcttttatctctttttctcttcctctgcttctcgcTGCCGTCGTCCGCAGGGGGTTTTAAAAGCGCTGCATCATTCACAAGGCCAGTCGACAGTCAGCGTTTTGCTCCGAGACACTTTGAGTCTCGACGGGTTGAACGTGACTCCTTAAAGGAAAGCACCAGACGGTTGTGGTCGTAAACATAAACATTGAAAAGCTTCCAGGGACCTTGAGCAataaggagaagaagaaaataagaaaacaaatctacttTATTATAGAAGTTTGCAGACAAAGGAAGAAACTTTCCAAGTGTCCAATTAGTGAGGAGATGgttaaattcaaatgtatttattagaAAGAGGAAAAGCCACCACACACTTATTCCAATTTAAAGTTAAACATGATGTTAGTTAACTAGTATCTCAACTTCTCTGCAGGTTGTCGTCTGCAAATGTTCATCTGCAGATTCTGCATTTCCACCTGCAGACTCAGTTTATTGAGACGACCTGAGGTTTAATGCAGAGCTGCATTAGTCCTGCAGAcgttccccctcctcccttcccagGCTGCATCGCTGCAAAAACCACGTTTCACATATTTCGCCGCGTCTCGCTCATCTCACATCTCCCGAAGCCGAGGCTGCAGACTCGGCTCGCTCTAATCACTCTTTACCACCCACGGTTTTTGGCAAAAACAGACATTAGCTGAGCTCTGAGTGGGAGTCGTCTCCATTAGTGGAAATGATTTGGCCAGGACTCGTCCTCGCAGGAGGAACATCTACAGGCGACgccttgtttttcatttgtcttgtttctcctttttctcctttttcttttaaagttccCTCACGTCTCTGCCATCCATCAACCTCGTGGCATCTTCTGGAAAACAAGAGGATGTAAAACATATTCTGCCGTAACCCCAGAATACACTTATGTAAAGTCCTTCCTCAAATGTGAatagagggaggaggtgggagcagGTGGATGCAGGTTTTATCTCCTGTGCTCCGACTGTTAGTCATCAGAAGTCGCGGAGAAAGGAAGTGAAGAAATGCAGTTATATAAAAGCTCAATCAAGCTTATCTGCGGCTTTTTTGGAAATAAGCAGCAGAGGTGGAGCTCCGGCAGATTATTCCTCATATCCAGTAACGAGCTGAGCCGCGTGTTTGTGAAGGAGAAACAGGACGATGGGATGTGCTCAAAGAGAAGCTCATCTGAAGTTGTTCCAAATCCCAGAGCGCCGGCTGCCGAGGTTCACACATTATGCaacagcacacgcacacacacacacacacacacacacacacacacacacacacacacacacacacacacacacgcacacagaggaAGTAACCCAATTTAAGATGCTACATCTGAAACTCCCAATAATCCTCATTCTGATCCATGAATCCCAAACGATGACAAACACAAGGTTAATGGATGTGAGCCGACGTTAATGAAGTAAATCCGAGCTGATTCTGCACAAAGTCTCTGTTTTGAAGTCGCAGGCGTGAGatttatttctgctgctcttcatcgaTGCCGACTTCCGGGGGGGGGGTTGGTCACCGCAGAGGGAACTTCTCACCTTCAGCAGGACGACGCTGACACTCTCTAAAGTCATCAGGATGAATCTCTAAACTTCCTCTTCAGTTTGATTctaaactgttaaatatttgTCAGTGGATTTGACTCTTGCACTCGAGCAGCAGCTCTTCCCCGCctgtacattttctgtttcctccaaACGATGATTTCCTCTGTTAACTTGCCTTCAGACCTAATTTCCCCCAGTGGGGCAGGAAGTGCTGGAGCTGCATTTGATATGAGGTGAAGCAGCTCGTTACGGGAGGAgacttgtgtttgcatttataaCATGTGGGGAAATAGAGAGATGATGCACTGAATTAATTCTGCTGTAAAATTAGAAACAGGCCTGGATTTGACCTCTTTTTCAGACCAAATACAATAATCAATACCAAAGATTGTCCGCCATTAACatgctaagtgtgtgtgtgtgtgtgtgtgtgtgtgtgtgtgtgtgtgcactctgcATACAAACGTGCACTTTCttgtgtttgcacatttgtCTCCAGAGGCAGGACGGCCTGATGCAGCGCTCCATCCGAGAGGTGAACACGTCGAGCCgctggtgtgtgttgtgggacCTGGACGAGGACACACACTACAGCGTCCAggtgggaacacacacacacacacacacacacacacacacacacacacacacacacagacacacacggtggacttaaaatgtgaaatctgcTACAAAGAGAACTGAGATACGTGCAGAGCAGCTTCAGTCAAAGaactttattaataataaatgtgattttagaTCTGATTTCATGAACCTCCTCTGTGTTTAATTAACGTTCAGCGGCTTTCATGTCGATCAAAGCACGTTTCTTAGTCATCACAGTTCAAAGTGGCTGAAATCAGAAGCTGCTCTTTTGAGGGACGAGCGTCTAATGTGACTCTGATGAACTTTTCATAATCCATCACAGCTTAATAGACCCAAACAGAGTCCGTCCTTCAGCCCGAGGACTCGTGTTGAATGTGCTCGTCAGCAGGCAGACGTCCCGGGGAAGTGTCACCGAGCGCTGAAGTGTCGCCAGCgtcggggggggggctgatgTTTGACCTATGACCTCCCTGTGGACGGGAGGAAAgtaagaggaaggagagaggagaggatttCTGTGTGCAGAGTTGAATGGTTTTCCAGAGGGATCAAACTCCAGGACTGTTTTCACACTCTGCTCCAAACGTCTGTGTTCTGCTCAAAGGAGAAATTCACCTTCACacgtgtttatttctttctgttctaatggattttctctttcctctccccttTTATCTTTCGAGCTCCGACTCTGCGTCTTCCTTCCCAGCACCATTTGTCCTCCGGTGATAATCCGGGACTGAGGCCAAACACAAAAGCTCATCGCTCGTTAAACACGCCCTCTCGCACGCCGTTACATAACACGACGGCCTCGGTTAATGACGGGCCGGGAGTGTTTCTATCTTCAGTGTTTCCCTCAGAATATGAGCAGTGCtttgttgttcttctttatTCAGGTGCAGTCCGTCGGGCCGCACGCTGACAGCCAACCCAGCCGCGCCGTCCACTTCAGGACTCTGGAGAGAACTGACCATTATCCAGTCGGAGTCCTGGACCAGcgtaaataaacacacacagtacacacggtacacacagtacacacgGTACACAcgtgtggttgttgtgttgttgatgtttgaCAGAGCTGGATATTGATTGGTCCTCAGATGAACCGGCGATGGAAGGTCTGGGAATGACTCCTCAACTTCAGACAGGAGAGCTGCTCATCATCACcacggtgctgctgctgtgggcaGGTCAgccaccgtgtgtgtgtgtctgtgtgtgtgtgtgtgtgtgtgtgtctgtgtgtgtgtctctgtgtctgtgtgtgtgtgtgtgtctgtgtggaggacGACGAGTTTCTCATCACCTTCATCGTCAGCACCTCCCCATCAAGGGGACAAAGAGTCTTctctggttgttttgtgtccttTCTTGGTcacttgtgtgtctctttgttgtcgttttgtgtctctcagtcattgttttgtgtttgtttctttgtgtctggCCCCGTTCAGTAATCCATATCAATGACATCACTAAATGCCATCGTGACTTTGTGTTTCAGCCGTCATCGCCCTGTTCTGCCGAcagtatgacatca from Hippoglossus stenolepis isolate QCI-W04-F060 chromosome 24, HSTE1.2, whole genome shotgun sequence encodes the following:
- the LOC118103272 gene encoding fibronectin type III domain-containing protein 5 isoform X2, encoding MHSSDSTRLMPQGASWNEVVPSDPVPAAPVNVSVTQLRAHSAMVTWNVPQGDTVIGYAISQQRQDGLMQRSIREVNTSSRWCVLWDLDEDTHYSVQVQSVGPHADSQPSRAVHFRTLERTDHYPVGVLDQHEPAMEGLGMTPQLQTGELLIITTVLLLWAAVIALFCRQYDIIKDNDTSSSKEKAKRPLVRATTTYYNASAGSSPVYHNGDVRSSRLHRASSSISIIRV
- the LOC118103272 gene encoding fibronectin type III domain-containing protein 5 isoform X1 gives rise to the protein MTGSLQLEPGLLLLMLLLVMMMACWETPGMVGATVPAAPVNVSVTQLRAHSAMVTWNVPQGDTVIGYAISQQRQDGLMQRSIREVNTSSRWCVLWDLDEDTHYSVQVQSVGPHADSQPSRAVHFRTLERTDHYPVGVLDQHEPAMEGLGMTPQLQTGELLIITTVLLLWAAVIALFCRQYDIIKDNDTSSSKEKAKRPLVRATTTYYNASAGSSPVYHNGDVRSSRVTHFSSSTSSPQF